A single window of Microbispora hainanensis DNA harbors:
- the xseA gene encoding exodeoxyribonuclease VII large subunit, which yields MSAKTSPEAPLPIRSVLQMVAQWIGKLGTVWVEGQITELTARGGTVFMTLRDPVANVSARITCARGVYEASVPRPVDGARVVMHVKPDFWVNKGSFAFTALEIRPVGIGELLARLERLRQVLAGEGLFNVDRKRRLPFLPGTVGLICGRDSAAERDVLENARRRWPAVRFKVEQVAVQGSYAVGEVTEALRRLDADHEVDVIIIARGGGSLEDLLPFSDESLVRAVAACRTPVVSAIGHEQDSPLLDLVADVRASTPTDAAKKVVPDVGEQLTLVHQLRDRGRRVLRGWVEREISWLESVRSRPSLADPVRELDRRAEQVDALRERSRRCLSSSLDRSADSLEHLRARLVALSPAATLERGYAIAQRPSGEVVRLASDVKPGDELTIRFSDDRVTVTAQDA from the coding sequence TTGAGCGCGAAGACGTCTCCTGAGGCGCCGCTGCCGATCAGGTCGGTGCTGCAGATGGTCGCCCAGTGGATCGGCAAGCTGGGCACCGTCTGGGTCGAAGGGCAGATCACCGAGCTGACCGCCCGGGGCGGCACCGTCTTCATGACGCTGCGCGATCCCGTGGCCAACGTCTCGGCGCGGATCACCTGCGCCCGGGGCGTGTACGAGGCCAGCGTGCCGCGTCCCGTCGACGGCGCACGCGTCGTGATGCACGTCAAGCCGGACTTCTGGGTCAACAAGGGCTCGTTCGCGTTCACGGCCCTGGAGATCCGCCCGGTCGGCATCGGCGAGCTGCTGGCCCGGCTCGAACGGCTCCGCCAGGTGCTGGCGGGCGAGGGCCTGTTCAACGTCGACAGGAAGAGGCGGCTGCCGTTCCTGCCGGGCACCGTCGGGCTCATCTGCGGGCGCGACTCGGCCGCCGAGCGTGACGTGCTGGAGAACGCCCGCCGCCGCTGGCCCGCCGTCCGGTTCAAGGTCGAGCAGGTCGCCGTCCAGGGGTCGTACGCCGTGGGCGAGGTGACCGAGGCGCTGCGCAGGCTCGACGCCGACCACGAGGTCGATGTGATCATCATCGCCAGAGGCGGCGGCTCCCTGGAAGACCTGCTGCCGTTCTCCGACGAGTCGCTGGTGCGGGCCGTCGCGGCCTGCCGTACGCCGGTGGTGAGCGCGATCGGACACGAGCAGGACAGCCCGCTGCTCGATCTGGTCGCCGACGTGCGCGCCTCGACCCCGACGGACGCGGCCAAGAAGGTCGTGCCCGACGTGGGCGAGCAGCTCACGCTCGTCCACCAGCTCAGAGACCGGGGCCGCCGGGTGCTGCGGGGCTGGGTCGAGCGCGAGATCTCCTGGCTCGAGTCCGTGCGGTCGCGGCCGTCGCTCGCCGATCCCGTCCGCGAGCTCGACCGGCGTGCCGAGCAGGTCGACGCGCTGCGCGAGCGGTCACGGCGCTGCCTTTCCTCGTCCCTGGACCGCTCGGCCGACTCGCTGGAACATCTCAGGGCCAGGCTGGTGGCTCTGTCCCCCGCCGCCACTCTGGAACGGGGTTATGCCATCGCGCAGCGTCCTTCCGGAGAGGTCGTCCGCCTGGCCTCGGACGTGAAGCCCGGCGACGAGCTCACGATCCGCTTCTCGGACGACCGGGTGACGGTGACCGCCCAGGACGCGTGA